From the genome of Odocoileus virginianus isolate 20LAN1187 ecotype Illinois chromosome 16, Ovbor_1.2, whole genome shotgun sequence, one region includes:
- the CFAP161 gene encoding cilia- and flagella-associated protein 161 isoform X1 has product MAQNLYGPRVRIGNWNEDVYLEEEIMKDFLAKRDKGQLLIQRNRRLKENLLRPMQLSVSEDGYIHYGDKVMLVSPDHPETEADLFLRGDLSLCMTPDEIKAHLSNELEVPCGLSAAQIKIPVGRNTFTILCAAGEVIGQVLRYGQNFRLGITGGFDDRMLYLSSDHRTLLKSSKRSWLQEVSLTHEDSYLNCWQPAFPDPQLRLEYEGSPVPANTKILITHCHTNRGLVAHRHLFLRTYFGKEAEVAAHTYLDSHRVEKPKNHWMLVTGAPRKDLSTMLDLPKTPAEDTRALEQVREQVSDPGAGNTPDVHACVPQCALPM; this is encoded by the exons ATGGCGCAGAACCTGTACGGTCCACGAGTCCGGATTGGCAACTGGAACGAGGACGTCTACCTGGAGGAG GAGATCATGAAAGACTTCTTAGCAAAGAGGGATAAGGGACAACTTCTCatacagagaaacagaagacTAAAAGAGAATCTTTTGAGACCG ATGCAGCTTTCCGTATCTGAAGACGGATACATTCACTATGGTGACAAAGTGATGCTTGTGAGTCCCGACCATCCTGAGACAGAGGCTGATCTGTTTCTGCGTGGGGACCTCAGCCTGTGTATGACTCCAGATGAGATTAAAGCCCATCTGAGCAATGAATTAGAGGTGCCCTGTGGCCTAAGCGCAGCTCAAATCAAGATCCCAGTTGGCAGAAACACTTTTACTATTTTGTG TGCAGCTGGAGAGGTCATCGGTCAAGTCCTTAGATACGGGCAGAACTTCCGCCTCGGGATAACAGGAGGATTTGATGACAGAATG TTATATTTATCAAGTGACCACAGGACCCTTCTGAAGTCATCCAAGAGGTCCTGGCTCCAGGAGGTGTCCCTGACGCATGAGGATTCCTACCTGAACTGCTGGCAGCCTGCCTTCCCCGATCCCCAGCTTCGCCTGGAGTACGAGGGCTCCCCCGTCCCG gcAAACACAAAGATTCTTATCACTCACTGCCACACGAATCGCGGGCTGGTGGCCCACCGGCATCTTTTCCTAAG AACCTATTTTGGAAAGGAAGCAGAGGTGGCTGCTCACACCTATCTGGATTCACACAGAGTTGAAAAGCCAAAGAACCACTGGATGTTGGTGACTGGGGCTCCCAGGAAGGACTTGTCCACCATGTTGGACCTGCCCAAGACTCCGGCAGAGGACACCCGAGCCCTGGAGCAAGTCAGAGAGCAGGTTTCCGACCCAGGGGCCGGAAACACACCTGATGTGCATGCCTGCGTGCCTCAGTGCGCACTTCCAATGTAG
- the CFAP161 gene encoding cilia- and flagella-associated protein 161 isoform X2, which produces MAQNLYGPRVRIGNWNEDVYLEEEIMKDFLAKRDKGQLLIQRNRRLKENLLRPMQLSVSEDGYIHYGDKVMLVSPDHPETEADLFLRGDLSLCMTPDEIKAHLSNELEVPCGLSAAQIKIPVGRNTFTILCAAGEVIGQVLRYGQNFRLGITGGFDDRMANTKILITHCHTNRGLVAHRHLFLRTYFGKEAEVAAHTYLDSHRVEKPKNHWMLVTGAPRKDLSTMLDLPKTPAEDTRALEQVREQVSDPGAGNTPDVHACVPQCALPM; this is translated from the exons ATGGCGCAGAACCTGTACGGTCCACGAGTCCGGATTGGCAACTGGAACGAGGACGTCTACCTGGAGGAG GAGATCATGAAAGACTTCTTAGCAAAGAGGGATAAGGGACAACTTCTCatacagagaaacagaagacTAAAAGAGAATCTTTTGAGACCG ATGCAGCTTTCCGTATCTGAAGACGGATACATTCACTATGGTGACAAAGTGATGCTTGTGAGTCCCGACCATCCTGAGACAGAGGCTGATCTGTTTCTGCGTGGGGACCTCAGCCTGTGTATGACTCCAGATGAGATTAAAGCCCATCTGAGCAATGAATTAGAGGTGCCCTGTGGCCTAAGCGCAGCTCAAATCAAGATCCCAGTTGGCAGAAACACTTTTACTATTTTGTG TGCAGCTGGAGAGGTCATCGGTCAAGTCCTTAGATACGGGCAGAACTTCCGCCTCGGGATAACAGGAGGATTTGATGACAGAATG gcAAACACAAAGATTCTTATCACTCACTGCCACACGAATCGCGGGCTGGTGGCCCACCGGCATCTTTTCCTAAG AACCTATTTTGGAAAGGAAGCAGAGGTGGCTGCTCACACCTATCTGGATTCACACAGAGTTGAAAAGCCAAAGAACCACTGGATGTTGGTGACTGGGGCTCCCAGGAAGGACTTGTCCACCATGTTGGACCTGCCCAAGACTCCGGCAGAGGACACCCGAGCCCTGGAGCAAGTCAGAGAGCAGGTTTCCGACCCAGGGGCCGGAAACACACCTGATGTGCATGCCTGCGTGCCTCAGTGCGCACTTCCAATGTAG
- the CFAP161 gene encoding cilia- and flagella-associated protein 161 isoform X3, which translates to MAQNLYGPRVRIGNWNEDVYLEEEIMKDFLAKRDKGQLLIQRNRRLKENLLRPMQLSVSEDGYIHYGDKVMLVSPDHPETEADLFLRGDLSLCMTPDEIKAHLSNELEVPCGLSAAQIKIPVGRNTFTILCAAGEVIGQVLRYGQNFRLGITGGFDDRMLYLSSDHRTLLKSSKRSWLQEVSLTHEDSYLNCWQPAFPDPQLRLEYEGSPVPNLFWKGSRGGCSHLSGFTQS; encoded by the exons ATGGCGCAGAACCTGTACGGTCCACGAGTCCGGATTGGCAACTGGAACGAGGACGTCTACCTGGAGGAG GAGATCATGAAAGACTTCTTAGCAAAGAGGGATAAGGGACAACTTCTCatacagagaaacagaagacTAAAAGAGAATCTTTTGAGACCG ATGCAGCTTTCCGTATCTGAAGACGGATACATTCACTATGGTGACAAAGTGATGCTTGTGAGTCCCGACCATCCTGAGACAGAGGCTGATCTGTTTCTGCGTGGGGACCTCAGCCTGTGTATGACTCCAGATGAGATTAAAGCCCATCTGAGCAATGAATTAGAGGTGCCCTGTGGCCTAAGCGCAGCTCAAATCAAGATCCCAGTTGGCAGAAACACTTTTACTATTTTGTG TGCAGCTGGAGAGGTCATCGGTCAAGTCCTTAGATACGGGCAGAACTTCCGCCTCGGGATAACAGGAGGATTTGATGACAGAATG TTATATTTATCAAGTGACCACAGGACCCTTCTGAAGTCATCCAAGAGGTCCTGGCTCCAGGAGGTGTCCCTGACGCATGAGGATTCCTACCTGAACTGCTGGCAGCCTGCCTTCCCCGATCCCCAGCTTCGCCTGGAGTACGAGGGCTCCCCCGTCCCG AACCTATTTTGGAAAGGAAGCAGAGGTGGCTGCTCACACCTATCTGGATTCACACAGAGTTGA